The region CCGGCCGCGGAGCCCCGCCCGGCCTCCACGGCCTCTCCCCTCCTCGCGGAGAGCCCCACGGGAGGCGTCCCCCCGCAGACCGCGGACCGGCGGCTGGCCCGGGAACGCGTCTACAACCTGTTCAGCGCCGCCATCGGCGCCTGCACGGCCCGGGGCCTGCGCGACCGGGCCGCCGACCTGCTGGCACGGGAGGCCCGGCTGCCCTTCCTCTCCCCGGACGAGCTCGAACGCACCGCCGACGAGCTCGCCCGGACCCTGGCCGGGCTGCGCGCCGTCCCCGTCCCGGACACCGGCGACGAGGTGCGCCCGCTCTCCGGTGCCGACGCCGCCGACCTCTTCGACCTGGGGCTGCGCGACCGCCTCACCGGGAAGGCGCGCGAGCACCCGCGGCTGCTGCTGTTCGGCGGCCAGCCGGGCTCGGGCAAGTCCACCCTCCAGCGGCTGCTGCTGCCGGTGCTGCCCGAGGGCACCGTGAGCTACGACGGCGACGACCTGATGCGGCTGTCCCCGGACTACGAGAGGGCGATGCGCCGCGACGACCGGGCGGCCTCGCACGCGGTCGCCGCGCAGGTCGGGGTGCTGCACGCCCCCGCCATGGAGCACATCCGCTCCGGCCGGGCGGACGTGCTGTGCAGCCACCCGCTGGGGCGCGCCGACTGGGCGGCCGAATGGGTGCGGGGCTTCCGCGGGGCCGGCTACCGGGTGGAGGTCGCGTTCCTGGCCGTCCACGCCTCCGCCAGCGGGTTCGCGATCGCGGACCGCTACCGCCGCTCCCGCGAACAGCAGGGGTTCGGCCGCTGGCTGCCCGAGCACCTGCACGACCGCTTCTACCAGGGCGTGCCCAACACGGTCGAGTTCCTGGAGACCCACCGGCTCGTGGACTCCCTCTACGTCCTCTCCCGCGAGGGAGAGGTCCTCTACGCCAACCACCTGGACGCCGGCGGCGACTGGCGCGCGGAGCCCTTCGGACGGATCGCCCTGGAGGCGCAGCGCGGCCGCCGCGAGCTCTGGCACGAGGAGGACCCGGTGCCTCAGGGAGCCCCGTAGAGCCCGGCGAGCTCCGCGGCCAGCTCCGCGAGCCGCCGCCGGGCCGCCTCCGGGGCCAGGACCTCCACCCGGGAGCCCAGTCCGGCCAGCTGCGCCGCCACCACCTCGGGCGAGGGGCCGTCGGCCTCGAACCGCGTCCAGCCGTCGCCGTCGCGCCCTCCCAGGCGCAGCCGGCCGCCGAGGAGCCGGTCCAGCAGGGCGGCCGTCCCCGGCGCGGCCCGGCCCCGGACGGTCGCCGCCGCCATGCGCTCCTCCATCGGCCCGGCCAGCCCGCGCCAGGCGGCGGCGAGGTCGAACCCGGCGGGGGGCTCGAAGACCTCCCCGGTCCGCTCGACCGAGGTGACGCGGGAGACCCGGAAGGTGCGCAGCCCCCCTTCGGTGCCGGCGACGAGGTAGCGGGCGCCCGCCTTGGACACGAGCCCCAGCGGGTCCACCGCGCGCACGCGCGCCGCCCCGCCCGGGGAGGCGTATCCCAGCCGCAGCCGGGCCCGGTCCAGCACCGCCCGCTCCAGGTCGGCCAGGTGCGGACCGCCCTCCGCGGCGCGCGCCCAGTCCGTGCCGTCGTCCAGGCCCACCCGGGACGCGGCCTTGGCGTCCGTCCGCAGCGTCGAGGGCAGCGCCCGGACCAGCTTGCGCAGCGCCGTGCGCATCCGCGGCGTGTCCGACACCGGCCCCAGCAGCACGAACAGGGAGCGGATCTCCTCGGCGGTCAGCCCGGTCAGGTTCGTCCGGGCCCCGCCGACCAGCGTCCAGCCGCCGCCCCGGCCCTGCCGCGAGTACACGGGGACGCCGGCGGCCATGAGCGCCTCCAGGTCACGGCGCGCGGTGCGCTCGGACACCTCCAGTTCGGCGGCCACCTCGGCGGAGGTCACCCGCCCGCGCTCCTGGAGGAACAGAAGGGTCGCCACCAGGCGATCGGCTCTCATGTCCTCGATTCTCCTCCGGAAACCGGTCAGGAGATGACCGGTTAGGCGACCACGATGGTCTTCGACCGCGGCGGCGCACTTGCGCCGGAGCCTCCGGCCGGCCGCCGCGGAACGAGGGGGACACATCGTGATCGTTGTGACGGGAGCCACCGGGAACGTCGGCCGTCCGCTGGTCCGGGCGCTGGTCCGTGAGGGCGAGCAGGTGACGGCGGTGGCCCGCCGCCTCCCCGGCGCCGACCGGGTGGCGGGCGCGCGGTACCTGTCGGCCGACCTGGCCGACCCGGAGGGGCTGGCCCCGGCCCTGGAGGGCGCCGACGCGCTGTACCTGCTGGTCTCGGGGGCCGGGGAGGGCCTCGACCCCGACCGGATCCTCAAGGCGGCGGCCGGGGCGGGGATCGGCCGGGTGGTCCTCCAGTCCTCCCAGGCCGCCCGGACCCGTCCGGACTCGCCCTCACACGACCACCTCAGGGTGTTCGAGGAGGCGGTGCGGGGCTCGGGCCTGGAATGGACGGTCCTGCGGCCGGGCGGGTTCGCCTCCAACGCCTTCGCCTGGGCGGGCCCGGTCCGCGAGCGCCGCGAGGTCCGCTCCCCGTTCGGGGACGTGGGACTGCCGGTCGTCGACCCGGTGGACATCGCCGAGGTGGCGGCCCGGGTGCTGCGGGACGGCGCCCACTCCGGGCGGGCCCTGGAGCTGACCGGCCCGGCGGCGGTGACCCCGCGCGAGCGGGCCGGGGCCATCGCGGACGCCGTCGGCGCACCGGTGCGCTTCGTGGAGCAGACCCGGGAGGAGGCCCGGGCGGCGCTGCTGGAGTTCATGCCCGAGGTGGTCGCCGACGGCACGCTCGCCATCCTGGGCGAGCCCTCGCAGGACGAGCGGAGGGTGAGCCCCGACGTGGAGCGGGTGCTCGGCCGCGCCCCGCGCGCCTTCGCCGAGTGGGCGCGGGACAACGCCGCCGCGTTCGGGGGCCCGGCGGGGGATTGACCGGTTCCGGTCCCGCCCGGCCCGGGCGGGACCGGAACGTACGCCCTAAAGTGCCCGCATGGACTTCTTCTCCGCGAACCCCCTGCTGGTGAGGCAGCCGAAACGCTTCCTCGTCGACGAGTCCGAATACCACTGCTTCGACGGGCACGGCCGGCGGCTCGCGCACGTCCGGGAGGAGGGCCTGGACACCGGCAGGCGGATCGCCCGCCACCTGGCCGCGTCCTACGGGGTCTCCTCCAACCGCCGGGTCG is a window of Nocardiopsis changdeensis DNA encoding:
- a CDS encoding NAD(P)H-binding protein, with the translated sequence MIVVTGATGNVGRPLVRALVREGEQVTAVARRLPGADRVAGARYLSADLADPEGLAPALEGADALYLLVSGAGEGLDPDRILKAAAGAGIGRVVLQSSQAARTRPDSPSHDHLRVFEEAVRGSGLEWTVLRPGGFASNAFAWAGPVRERREVRSPFGDVGLPVVDPVDIAEVAARVLRDGAHSGRALELTGPAAVTPRERAGAIADAVGAPVRFVEQTREEARAALLEFMPEVVADGTLAILGEPSQDERRVSPDVERVLGRAPRAFAEWARDNAAAFGGPAGD
- a CDS encoding helix-turn-helix transcriptional regulator, translated to MRADRLVATLLFLQERGRVTSAEVAAELEVSERTARRDLEALMAAGVPVYSRQGRGGGWTLVGGARTNLTGLTAEEIRSLFVLLGPVSDTPRMRTALRKLVRALPSTLRTDAKAASRVGLDDGTDWARAAEGGPHLADLERAVLDRARLRLGYASPGGAARVRAVDPLGLVSKAGARYLVAGTEGGLRTFRVSRVTSVERTGEVFEPPAGFDLAAAWRGLAGPMEERMAAATVRGRAAPGTAALLDRLLGGRLRLGGRDGDGWTRFEADGPSPEVVAAQLAGLGSRVEVLAPEAARRRLAELAAELAGLYGAP
- a CDS encoding zeta toxin family protein; this translates as MATDTTPAPGALEPGAAAPAAEPRPASTASPLLAESPTGGVPPQTADRRLARERVYNLFSAAIGACTARGLRDRAADLLAREARLPFLSPDELERTADELARTLAGLRAVPVPDTGDEVRPLSGADAADLFDLGLRDRLTGKAREHPRLLLFGGQPGSGKSTLQRLLLPVLPEGTVSYDGDDLMRLSPDYERAMRRDDRAASHAVAAQVGVLHAPAMEHIRSGRADVLCSHPLGRADWAAEWVRGFRGAGYRVEVAFLAVHASASGFAIADRYRRSREQQGFGRWLPEHLHDRFYQGVPNTVEFLETHRLVDSLYVLSREGEVLYANHLDAGGDWRAEPFGRIALEAQRGRRELWHEEDPVPQGAP